One Hypomesus transpacificus isolate Combined female chromosome 6, fHypTra1, whole genome shotgun sequence DNA segment encodes these proteins:
- the LOC124468616 gene encoding histone H3, whose amino-acid sequence MARTKQTARKSTGGKAPRKQLATKAARKSAPATGGVKKPHRYRPGTVALREIRRYQKSTELLIRKLPFQRLVREIAQDFKTDLRFQSSAVMALQEASEAYLVGLFEDTNLCAIHAKRVTIMPKDIQLARRIRGERA is encoded by the coding sequence ATGGCCAGAACCAAGCAGACCGCTCGTAAATCTACCGGTGGCAAAGCCCCGAGGAAGCAGCTCGCCACCAAGGCAGCCCGTAAGAGTGCGCCAGCCACCGGTGGCGTGAAGAAGCCCCATCGTTACAGGCCCGGCACCGTGGCTCTGAGAGAGATCCGTCGCTACCAGAAGTCGACTGAGCTGCTGATCCGCAAGCTCCCCTTCCAGCGTCTGGTCAGAGAAATCGCCCAGGACTTCAAGACTGACTTGCGGTTCCAGAGTTCCGCAGTGATGGCTCTGCAGGAGGCTAGCGAAGCCTACCTGGTCGGTCTCTTCGAGGACACCAACTTGTGCGCCATCCACGCCAAGAGGGTTACCATCATGCCCAAGGACATCCAACTGGCCCGCCGCATTCGCGGAGAGCGTGCCTAA
- the LOC124468618 gene encoding histone H2A, producing MSGRGKTGGKARAKAKTRSSRAGLQFPVGRVHRLLRKGNYAQRVGAGAPVYLAAVLEYLTAEILELAGNAARDNKKTRIIPRHLQLAVRNDEELNKLLGGVTIAQGGVLPNIQAVLLPKKTEKAVKAK from the coding sequence ATGAGCGGAAGAGGAAAAACCGGAGGAAAAGCCAGGGCCAAGGCAAAGACCAGGTCTTCCCGCGCCGGGCTTCAGTTTCCCGTGGGACGTGTCCACAGACTTCTCCGTAAAGGAAACTACGCTCAGCGTGTGGGAGCTGGCGCACCCGTGTACTTGGCCGCTGTACTCGAGTACCTGACTGCTGAGATTCTTGAGTTGGCTGGCAACGCTGCCCGCGACAATAAGAAAACTCGCATCATCCCTCGTCACCTGCAGCTGGCTGTCCGCAACGACGAAGAATTGAACAAACTCCTCGGCGGTGTCACCATCGCACAGGGTGGAGTTCTGCCTAACATCCAGGCAGTACTTCTTCCCAAGAAGACCGAGAAGGCCGTCAAGGCCAAGTAA
- the LOC124468612 gene encoding histone H1-like, giving the protein MAEVAPAAPAPAKAPKKKAAAKPKKAGPSVSELIVTAVSASKERSGVSLAALKKALSAGGYDVEKNNSRVKIAVRSLVTKGTLVQTKGTGASGSFKINKAAETKAKKPVKKAVTPKPKKVVAKKPAAAKKPKKAVAKKTAPAKKSPKKVKKPVAAKKTTKSPKKAKKPVTPKKVAAKSPKKTVKAAKPKAAKPKAKKATPKKK; this is encoded by the coding sequence ATGGCAGAAGTCGCCCCTGCAGCTCCCGCTCCGGCCAAGGCACCCAAGAAGAAGGCAGCAGCTAAGCCCAAGAAAGCGGGACCCAGCGTCAGTGAGCTGATTGTTACGGCTGTGTCcgcctccaaggaacgcagcgGCGTGTCCCTGGCAGCGCTCAAGAAGGCTCTTTCAGCGGGGGGCTACGATGTAGAGAAGAACAACTCCCGCGTCAAGATCGCCGTCAGGAGTCTGGTTACGAAGGGGACCTTGGTCCAGACCAAGGGAACCGGCGCCTCAGGGTCTTTTAAGATCAACAAGGCCGCCGAGACCAAGGCAAAGAAGCCTGTCAAGAAGGCCGTCACTCCGAAGCCCAAGAAGGTTGTCGCTAAGAAGCCCGCTGCGGCCAAGAAGCCCAAGAAGGCTGTGGCGAAAAAAACGGCACCTGCCAAGAAGTCTCCCAAGAAGGTAAAGAAGCCCGTGGCAGCAAAGAAGACTACCAAGAGCCCCAAAAAGGCCAAGAAGCCTGTGACGCCCAAGAAGGTAGCAGCCAAGAGCCCGAAGAAGACAGTCAAGGCAGCCAAGCCAAAGGCGGCCAAGCCCAAGGCCAAGAAGGCTACACCCAAGAAGAAGTAA
- the LOC124468623 gene encoding histone H4 has translation MSGRGKGGKGLGKGGAKRHRKVLRDNIQGITKPAIRRLARRGGVKRISGLIYEETRGVLKVFLENVIRDAVTYTEHAKRKTVTAMDVVYALKRQGRTLYGFGG, from the coding sequence ATGTCAGGAAGAGGCAAAGGAGGTAAAGGACTCGGCAAGGGAGGCGCTAAGCGTCACCGTAAAGTGTTGAGAGATAACATCCAGGGCATAACCAAGCCCGCAATCCGTCGCCTTGCTCGTCGTGGCGGCGTGAAACGTATCTCAGGCTTGATCTACGAAGAGACTCGTGGTGTTTTGAAGGTATTCCTTGAGAATGTTATCCGTGATGCTGTTACGTACACCGAGCATGCTAAGAGAAAGACCGTGACTGCCATGGACGTCGTCTACGCTCTCAAGCGCCAGGGACGTACTCTGTATGGTTTCGGCGGTTAA
- the LOC124468620 gene encoding histone H2B, protein MPEPAKSAPKKGSKKAVSKTAAKGGKKRRKSRKESYAIYVYKVLKQVHPDTGISSKAMGIMNSFVNDIFERIAGESSRLAHYNKRSTITSREIQTAVRLLLPGELAKHAVSEGTKAVTKYTSSK, encoded by the coding sequence ATGCCTGAGCCAGCGAAGTCAGCGCCCAAGAAGGGCTCCAAGAAAGCCGTCTCCAAGACTGCTGCGAAGGGAGGTAAGAAGCGCAGGAAGTCAAGGAAAGAGAGCTATGCCATCTACGTGTACAAAGTACTGAAACAGGTCCACCCCGATACCGGTATATCGTCCAAGGCCATGGGAATCATGAATTCCTTTGTTAACGACATTTTCGAGCGTATCGCCGGAGAGTCTTCCCGCTTGGCCCACTACAACAAGCGTTCAACTATCACCTCCAGGGAGATCCAGACCGCCGTCCGCCTGCTGCTTCCCGGTGAGCTGGCTAAGCACGCCGTGTCCGAAGGTACCAAGGCTGTGACGAAGTACACCAGCTCTAAGTAA